tccTTACATCCAAACAATCAACAAGTCTTTTCATCAACTCCTAAGCAGATTTCAAAGAGGCATGCTCTTTAATGTTCTACGTCTTTGGCAATACGATGTAAAGgagtttgtatttttctaaaacttaatatgaagagtggtgggGTGTGTGAAgtgtgtgtatagatgtactATGGTTAAATATTAAGTTGAATGACcttgtttttgtctttttcacaataataaaacttacagtttaatgatttaagtattgggGTGAACTAAGAGAAGTGTGgtgtttaaatagaaaatctcataataaaactgaaaagcttaatgatttaagtattggggtgaacaaagaaaagtatgagatttaaatagaaaaactcaaaatgaaaagaaacattaaaaatgGGGATAAAAAATGTAATCGAACCTTACATGGTATGAAACCCAAATGGAACTTTTACTTTTACTCTTGTAAGATAGTGGGCCGAGTCATACTTTTACACATTCAGGCGTTAAGTTCAAcctccacttcgattttttcgaccaaacaaaaaaagagatatttagttatatatctattcttagcactatagataaaccctacaccatttaatttctacaaacaaacaaaaaaaaaaaaaaaaccccaaaaaatgacagctgatcctattgaatttaattttgattattaaattactttgatgccctattgagtgttttgggttttttttacgagggtttggggttgagcttGTTTTATGGAATCgatgacagttttgtaatttataagaagttaaaagtctttttgttatattgtaaataaaCTTTGGGTgtatttctaaagtccatttcatatatagtttaaaaaaaaaaagtaatttagaCTTCTATATTGAgtataatcataataataaatctccaaaaaaaaaaaaaaaaacctccatATCGATTTCTTACCCTATGGTCTCTGCTGTTCCTTTTGGATCAAACTCAAGCACTCAATCAATAGGTTTGTTTACTGTGAACATGTGCAGAAACAATACAGCTATAGATATTTCCCGAGAACGAACCAAATGAATAGATTAACCCATTTTTGGTCTGCATATTAACAATTCATCAATgttaaaaaatggaaagaaataaACAGATGAGAATAAATCATTTTCTATAATAGATTAGTACATAAATTGTcccaaatttattattttttgatattcCAGCTTAGGTCACCCGACTTCCTTgagtcttttatttttggtggtATCAATTGTACTTGTTTTTGCTTTccctaaagaaaaaaaaaaataaaaaatggcgAGCGTGGGTTGCATAATTGCATTGCCTATATCTCAACAGAAAAGTCTTAGATTTAAGGTCATATTTactttctcattttctctatAAATTTTTAAGTAGATTAGCTGTGGTTTGGGATTTTAGCATTTGGGAGCTTCTTCACTTCAATAAGGATTTTTGCTACGGATTAGTTAAAGGAGTTGAAAATCCTAGCACCTCTAAACATGCCCATACTCTCCCAAACATTATTTACTTCAAAGTGAATAGGTATGTTGGGCCCcacatatttttattattataatatatatttttcttttgtttttttgtgatAGGTGAAATGAGGTAAatgtaaaagataaaaatatataatataatattgcaTTGCCTAGTCCATTGGAGTGAGCAGTTTTTTTCCCAAGGGGCAACTGAATGGGCAACATGCCATCAGTCTGCATAGTAAAATTTTGCCTACATCGTTTGCTTATACCGTTGGAGATCCTCTAATTACTTAGGGGCAAAGCAACCTCTCGTATTTTTCCAGAcattgcaaaaagaaaagggcaaaGAAAAAGGCGCAAAACGATTGGGTGTGCTTTTGAGAAGTTCATATCACTctgcttttgaaaaagttaTATAAATAGGCGAGCATGGCTGTGCTTCCTTGCCTCTTATAATCTGGGAGCTCTATTTACACTCCATTTGCATTGCATGTGTTTATATCTCAATTGATGTAAGGTCATTTTCGtatctcattttctctttaattttttttatttatttaaagcaGATTAGTAGTGGTCTGGTCTTTGCATCTATAgctttattaaattttaatttcatttctttcagaTGGATGAAAGAAGATGGGAAGACTTAAACATAGACTGTATGGTGAATATTTTGGGAAGAGTTGGTATGGAGTCGCTGCTTTTGGATGTGCCTTTCGTATGCAAGTCGTGGTACAGAGCAAGCCTCAATCCTTCATGCTGGGAACGTCTCATTTTTCCAGACATTAAAAGTAGCTATTCCACTTTGTTTGTGGGTATCGGTGGTAAAACATTACGATGGTTTCATGACCCCAAGCTAGAAAGATTTATCCACCAATATCAAATTGATGAGAGTCATTTCTCGACCACTGCGTTTATTAAGTTTGTCGTCAATCGTAGCAATGGACATGCTACTGCTCTCAGGCTACCTCCATGTGCTTCAGAAACAGACTTGAAATATGTTTCAGATGTGTAAGTTTCTCCTCCAGTATTTCAGCATTtatgttaattttctttttgaatgtttGGTTGGGTTTTAATTTGCTCCCCACACATATAATTGGGTCATGGTaaaatgtttgtttttgcAGGTGTGGTGACCTCAAGGCTGTTGGATTGCCTGGGGATTTAGTTAACGACAAATCAGGTGTAATAACAGAGCTGATTGGTAAGTGGAAACGTTTGGAGTGGTTGATGTTGGGAAGCAGCTATGATTTGGTGAAAATCCTCTCACAGATCAGCATTCACTGCAAAGACTTTTGGGGCTTACGTGTGTCTAATGCTGATATTTTTAATGATGAGGCTATTGCAATTGTCAACTTCCTGCCTAAGATTAAGCATTTGATCTTGAGGAAGGCTGAAATTGATCGGGATGCTCTTATGAAGTTACTGCAAGGTTGCACGGAGCTTCGGGTTCTGGATGTCAGTGATTGTATTGGTTTTAGTGAGGATGATGAGGAAATTTTGAAGCTTGCTTCTCATATTACTAATTTCAGCTGCAAGGGCTCTAGAgagtatgattatgatgatgatggtttCTATGAGGATGGCAGTTTTTTGTTTGACGATGTGGTATATGATGGATATTATTCTGATTAGGCTTGCCGGACTGAATTTTCTTTGGAGAGTTTACTCTTGTTAACCTTGTGTTtctccttttactttcatttatttttatattactccatttacttaagtttacaatgtaaatgaGGAAataccccccatttggattcaaataaaaatactagaaaatcaaattctcaccaaatcaaattctcactcttacactccttttaagaaacttttttgaaccgttggatgtTACATCCAAAGGTAGGTGACCACAGTCTCTTGGACActtgtggtccaagagatcggggcTGCTATAgataaaccctacactatttaatttctacaaacaaaccaaaaaaaaaaaaaatccaaaaaatgacagctggtcctattgaatttaattttgattattaaattactttgacgccctattgagtgttttgggttttttttatgagattttggggttgtgCTTGTTTTAAGGAATCgatgacagttttgtaatttataaaaaagttaaaagcctctttgttatgttgtaaatgggctttgggtgtgtttctaaagtccatttcatacatggttttctttttttgataatTTAGACTTCTATATTGAGTATAATCATAATAATgaatctcaaaaaaaaaaaaaaaaaaaaaaaaattctccacATCGATTTCTTACCCTATGGTCTCTGCTGTTCCTTGCGGATCAAACTCAAGCACTCAATCAATAGGTTTGTTTACTGTGAACGTGTGCATAAACAATACAGCCATAGATATTTCCCGAGAACGAACCAAATGAATAGATTAACCCATTTTTGGTCTGCATATTAACAATTCATCAATgttaaaaaatggaaagaaataaacagatgagaaaaatcattttctaTAATAGATTAGTACATAAATTGTcccaaatttattattttttgatattcCAGCTTAGGTCACCCCACTTCCTTgagtcttttatttttggtggtATCAATTGTACTTTTTTGCTTTccctaaagaaaaataataataataaaatggcGAGCATGAGTTGCATAATTGCATTGCCTATATCTCAACAGAAAAGTCTTAGATTTAAGGTCATATTTactttctcattttctctatAAATTTTTAAGTAGATTAGCTGTGGTTTGGTATTTTAGCATTTGGGAGCTTCTTCACTTCAATAACGATTTTTGCTACGGATTAGTTAAAGGAGTTGAAAATCCTAGCCATGAATTAGATATATCAATGGGGTTATTCGTAGCAATAATCTCTCAACTATACTCGaagttacattttggtcactcAACTCAAATATTAGTTGCAGAGGTCACTCAATTGAGTGTTGTGTTGCACTATTAGTCCCTACCGTCAAGTTTGTGactttttctgtttaaaatGATGACGTGACAAGCATCTCTTAGATTATTGATGGGCAAATGTGACTTTTTAGTTAGGATTATTTGTAGCAATGATCCTTCAACTATACTCGaagttacattttggtcactcAACTCCAAAAAATAGTTATAGAGGTCACTCAATTAGGTGTTGTATTGCACCATTAGTCCCTAACGTTAGAGAGACTTGACGATAGAGACTAATGGTGCAACACAGCACCCAATTGAGTGACCTCTGCAACTAATATTTGAGTTGAGTGACCAAAATATAACTCCGAGTATAGTTGAGGTTACAAATAACCATATATTAGTGggttaaataattttttaatatatatcaTACATGCAATCCAATTGCTGAGATTAGAAGTCTTTGATCCTTGATGGAGCCAAATCTTTTGCGTTTTGTCATTTATATACATAGACATATTTATACCTGTATTaaatcttaattttatttatttcagaTGGATCAAAGAAGATGGGAAGACTTAAACATAGACTGTTTGGTGAATATTTTTGGTAGAGGTGGTATGGAGTCACTGCTTTTGGATGTGTCTTTTGTATGCAATTGTGGTATAGAGCAAGCCTCGATCCTTCATGCTGGCAATGCCTCATTTTTCCAAACATTTCAACCAGCTATTTTGGTTATAGGACACTGAATATTGGTGTTATGGTCCCTTTTTGCAAAGATTTGTGCATGAATATCAAATTGACGGGAGTCATTTCTCGACCACTGCCTTTATAAAGTTTTTCGTCAATCGTAGCAAAGGGCATGCTACTGTACTCAGGCTACCTCCATGTGCTTCAGAGGAAGTGTGGTGATCCCAAGGTTCTGGCATTGCCTGGGGATTTAGTTTACCTCAGATCAAGTGTAATTCCAAAGCTGACTGGTGAGTGGAAACATTTGGAGGAAATCCTTTCACGGTCATCATTTGATAAAGATGAGGCAATTGCAGTTGTTAACTTCCGGCCGAAGATTAAGAAGTTGATCTTGGTCGGGATGATTTTATAAAGTTACCGCGGCTGGGGATGATGTTATAAATACgtacttttttcttcttgagcAAACACcaattttgtttgttcatttcttaataattattattttttcttatttagctCTCTGTGTATTAGTAAGATCAGTAGCAAACTCGAGGAAGAGGCTGTGCGACGCATGATTCAAggtataattaattttatttgtttacttaattgataatttgatattaatttgtttatttaattgataaaTATAGTCAATTAGTCATAGTTatagataataaaaaaacctttattttgttttaattatatacTTATGGAACGGTATTTTAAGAGAAAGAGTTTAAATCCTTTTTCAAACAATCCAGATAGTTCACATTCTCCTTTGAATAATTTGGGTAGTCCAAATAGTTCGGGTAGTTCACATCATTGCGTAACAAAATGGAAAATCAATGGTGGAGTGATAGCTTGTTGTTTATATTGataaatatgttttttcttgcattagtaatgaaaatataatgcGACATTTTCTTGATATGAAACCTCATTAGCAACAATTATAAGTTAAttgtaatgttatttttttcaattaattatgaatagcattagtattgtttaaattataaggataTTTAGTtgtctaattttattttttgagcttttagtctttaaaaatttcatctccgctgttttactttatttaaatttggtcTCATTTAGGACTACTGCTCTAATAAACCCTTCTAAACATAAACAGTTCTAACAAAAACACTTTTATCAAAAAGATGTGGaaagttttataaaaaatcgaAGTAGAGAAGCATTGAAAGAAGCACATGACAGGTACGCACATGGCACGTTTGTAGGGTTGCGCGACGTCGATTCGTTTCTTTCCCGCTAAACAGTTTTGGGGTTAAGTGGCGAAATGGGCCTGACGCCTTGTGGACCGTATTCCCTATTAATTCAAAACCACGACGATTGGCTTTCATCTATCCCTCCGCTCAGCTCTTCTATCTGCTCTCATCCTCTCCCTCAAATCTTCTATAAAACCACAAGCCCACCCACATCCAACTCTCCTCCCTCTGCAGCACCCTCGATTctgactttttattttcattttttatatctGTTTAGGGTTTTCAGCTACAATAAGTAGATTGGTTTCTCGGACTCTTGATTCCCGTACGGGTAAAATCAAATGcccaatatatttattttttttctcatcaGATTCTTGCTCATTGACGGGTGTAAGTAgtatttgttataaaaataaataaataaataaataaaaagaagaaggtatTATCATGTTCTTCTTCACCATCTTTTCAAAAACAGCTTGATACTTGTGCCAATCAGCTTGAAATAATCCTGCGGATACAGACTACAGTCAGCTGCAACATTAATATCTCATCAAACAAACACGACAGACGTATGAGATAATTTTCTATAATAGAAGCATGGCTGTGCTTTCTTGCATAATCGCATTGCCTATATCTCAACTGATAATCTTTGATTTAAGGTCTATTTTTTCCCTCattttctcttaattttttatttattttttagaaggCAGAAAGAAAAGCAGTGGTATGTGGTCTTCGCATTTTGTCATAGATATATAGACATATTCAATGCTGCATTGAATCTTAATTT
The window above is part of the Prunus dulcis chromosome 1, ALMONDv2, whole genome shotgun sequence genome. Proteins encoded here:
- the LOC117614771 gene encoding F-box/LRR-repeat protein At3g48880-like yields the protein MDERRWEDLNIDCMVNILGRVGMESLLLDVPFVCKSWYRASLNPSCWERLIFPDIKSSYSTLFVGIGGKTLRWFHDPKLERFIHQYQIDESHFSTTAFIKFVVNRSNGHATALRLPPCASETDLKYVSDVCGDLKAVGLPGDLVNDKSGVITELIGKWKRLEWLMLGSSYDLVKILSQISIHCKDFWGLRVSNADIFNDEAIAIVNFLPKIKHLILRKAEIDRDALMKLLQGCTELRVLDVSDCIGFSEDDEEILKLASHITNFSCKGSREYDYDDDGFYEDGSFLFDDVVYDGYYSD